The following are encoded together in the Humulus lupulus chromosome 5, drHumLupu1.1, whole genome shotgun sequence genome:
- the LOC133834852 gene encoding superoxide dismutase [Mn], mitochondrial-like — translation MALRALFTKKVLASGFQTEAKALASGISQSRGSQTSLPNPPSDYGHLHPQKSPQANPGGHFNHSIFWKNLTPTREAGGEPPHGLGTHFGSPEAMLKKVKAEGAALQGSGLAYKKVRPDYWKVMSWKHAGTIHEKESFCRTYSSSSAAISNDDEKTTSNVLRPLSPHLPIYQPQLSSMVSIFNRISGSYLTAFILFNYLSVKIGWVSFTSDYFYQFMFYSSKLFPISVEIAALALSYHVIIGIQHLVKRA, via the exons ATGGCGCTCCGTGCTCTCTTCACTAAAAAAGTCCTAGCTTCAGGGTTTCAGACCGAAGCCAAAGCCCTAGCGTCTGGAATCTCCCAATCTCGCGGCTCACAGACATCGCTCCCTAACCCCCCTTCCGACTATGGCCATCTCCATCCCCAGAAATCCCCACAGGCTAATCCCGGAG GTCATTTCAACCACTCAATTTTCTGGAAAAATCTTACTCCTACTCGT GAAGCTGGTGGTGAACCCCCTCATGGTTTGGGCACACATTTCGGTTCCCCAGAAGCGATGTTGAAAAAAGTAAAGGCAGAAGGTGCTGCTTTACAGGGCTCTGGATTGGCA TACAAGAAGGTTAGACCAGACTACTGGAAAGTTATGAGCTGGAAACATGCTGGTACAATTCATGAGAAAGAGAGCTTTTGTAGGACTTATTCAAGTTCGTCAGCGGCAATTTCTAATGATGATGAAAAAACTACTAGCAATGTCCTTCGCCCCCTCTCTCCTCATCTTCCTATATACCAGCCGCAGCTCAGTTCGATGGTTTCAATTTTCAATAGAATATCCgggtcttacctaactgcttttATATTGTTTAACTATCTTTCTGTTAAAATAGGGTGGGTTAGCTTCACCAGTGATTATTTCTACCAATTTATGTTCTATTCATCAAAGCTCTTTCCAATATCCGTCGAGATTGCAGCATTAGCTCTGTCCTACCATGTGATCATTGGGATTCAACATTTAGTGAAGAGGGCTTGA